Below is a genomic region from Ostrea edulis chromosome 10, xbOstEdul1.1, whole genome shotgun sequence.
AAATGGTACGAAAGCCTTGTGGTGTCAAATTAGAGACATGATAAGTTGGGCATTTGACAGTATCCATCGACCTGCAATGTGGAAGATCATGGCACACTACGGAATACCAGACAAGATCATATCCATCATCAAGATGCTCTATCAGGACTTCCAGGCCAGAGTGATCTGTGGCACAAACCTCACGAACAGCTTCCCACTACAGACTGGAGTGAGACAGTGATGTTTACTATCTCCCCTACTTTTTGTGATGTGTATTGACTGGGTGATGAAGAAGACAACCAGTCAGAACAACAGGGGATTGCTTTGGACATTTGAAAAGTCTCTAGAAGATCTAGACTTCGCAGATGACATTGCACTCCTGGCTCATCGTTTCCAACACATCCAGGGAAGACAACCGACTTGACAAACTACGGCAGCCAGATAGGTCTCAACATCAACGCCGGAAAGACGAAGATCATGAAACTTAACAACAAAACAGAAAGAGAAGTGAATATTGGGAACAACGTAGTAGAGGAAGTCTCAGAGTTTGTTTACCTCGGCAGTAAGATCACAGCCGATGGGGATTCAACATCTGATGTAGAGAGCAGAATAGCCAAAGCAAGAGCAGCCTTCGCAGGCCTGAGGAACATCTGGAAGTCAACAGCCATCAGCATCAAGACCAAGATCAGGATATTCAAGAGTAACATCATTGGAGTCCTCCTATATGGTGCCGAGTCGTGGAAGGTGACCAAAGGTATTGTCCACAGACTGGATGTCTTCCAGACCAAATGCCTACGACGGATTCTGAAGGTCTTCTGGCCCAACACCATCAGCAACAAAGATCTATATCAGAGAACGTCAACATCACCAATATCTGAAATGATCAAGATGAGACGATGGAAATGGATCGGACATGTCCACAGGATGGGAGCAACATCAATCCCAAAGATCGCCATGAGATGGACACCAGGAGGAAAGAGAAATAGAGGGAGACCAAAGGAAACATGGCGGCGATCAGTAGAGAAAGAGATGAAGGAGGGTGGATGGACTTGGGGCCGGATTCAGAACATGGcagcagacagacagagatgGCGATCCTCGGTGAAGGCCTTATGTGCTTCCTAGCACGAAGAGGATTAAGTAAGTAAGTTTGGATAACGAAATGAAAAGTTTCAAACCTCATAAAGTCTTAATTACGACCGGAAGCTGATaagtgccagggtatagaattaatattcattgaACTGGCGCccccacttaatttaactggcttATTAACTTAACTTAATCCTCTGGGTTCCCTGTGGAAAATAGTACCGCAATCACATTCTTCCAACGTACACAGTTCTGGGCGATCCTCTTTAGCTCCATGTCACTCCAGCAGTCTTCACTTCTTCGTTTATCATGCTTCTGTGCCAGGTCTGTCTGGGTCTTCCTACCTTTCTTTTGTCCTGCGGGTTCCATTCAAGAGCTTGTCTGGTGACGTTTGACGAGGACTTTCGAAAAGTGTGGCCAATCCAGCTTCATTTCCGTTTTCTGATTTCCAGGTCTATCGGAACTTGTTTGGTCTTATTCCAGAGTTCTGCATTTGGAATAACATCCGGCCATCTGATGTTAATGAGGCGTCGGAGGCATTTGTTGATGAATGTCTGGAGCTTGTGGGTGTTTGTTTTCGTTGATCGCAACGTTTCAGAGCCGTAAAGAAGGACAGGTTTTACATAGGTgttaaaaattatgattttgttgTGGAGTGAAAGTGCAGAGGAATTCCAGATTGGTCTGAGGACAATAAAGGCATGTTGATGCGGCTCTTTATGTCCTCGTCAGCTGTCCCGCCATCTTTGCTAACCACACTACCGAGATTGACAAACTTATCTGTTTTCTTGATATCTTCATGTCCAAATCGTAGTGGGTTCTGTTACCGGTTGTTTACTCTCATCGCCTGTCTTTTTGTGTTGATCTGGAGGCCTGTCTTTCCTGCTTCTTTTGCAACACGGCACAATTTTTCTCGGGCATCTTGCTGCTTGTGGGAGAGAAGACTGATGTCATCTGCAGTCTAGGTCCACTGGATTCCTGTCGTCTGGCCTGCTGCGGACTGCTGCATTACCCAGTCGATCACTATTCCTACAGAGAAGGGTTCCGTCAGCTTCCCATCATGTACGACCTGGCATGTGACATCTTCGTAAAGTTGCTGGATGATGGAGACAAATTTGCATGGGAAGTCGTAGTGATGCATGAGTTTCTAGATGGTATCCCTGTCAACACTGTCAAATCCTTTTTGGAAATCAACAAAGACTGCATacaggggtgggggtgggggtggggtggaggggggtgggggggtctGCCACTCCATAGACTGCTCTATGATTATTCTCATTGTGGCAGTGTGGTCGGTGCAGGATCTGTCTTGACGAAAGCCTGTCTGTTTTTCACGCTGAGTCTTGTCGAGGGCAGTCTTTAGTCTCTCCAACATGATCCTGGCTAGCATCTTCCCTGGAATGGATAACAGCATATAATGCCCCTCTAGTTGTTGCATGGTAAGAGATCTCTTTTCGGCAGCTTTACCATGTGTCCTTTCTTCCAGTCTTCTGGCACTGTTTCCTGCTCCCAGATCTTATGTAGGAGGGGATGCGACATCTCTGCTTTCAGTGATTTAACTAGCGGCCACCAATTAATTtgtctggcggccgccatataaattatgactggcggccgccacataaattaactggcggccgccacttgaTTTACATGGCGGCCAGCAGTTATTCAActcctttctctctctctcaaaatgaaaggggtgcaatccctgTAATCTCCCTCTCCGATACTTAGTAAtatgatctagtttaccaatacaacctatcactgggtcaaatgctatatgaagtgtttcataccgattgttgaaGGCACCATTCgttcaatgtaaatgtagaaatgttaaacgtTAAAATAGAAGAGTTaaattaaaggggcattagctgtcattttgtcaataaaaaataaattcaatgaaaattgctcaatattatatatttcagtaagaaCAAcagtatgtaatattttcaaacacttttaaaCCGCAAAGCAGACAcatgaatgtgtaattttggtgattaaataattatcgTCTTGCAAGACGAtgattcttccttatatatttctttacagtTATCTAAGGTAGTTTTaataggtttctcttgtttttttgtttaatacaaaataaaagtgttTTATCAGTCTCTATGCCATTAAGAGAATTTGAGGGGAAAAAAATGATTGCCATCACTTGAAATCACTGCTAAGTAGTACTTTTGCAAACCAACATCCTAAACCGGGGAAGGGTTCAAAGTCTAACACAATTACATGTCTCTTATATCAGCAtacaattcaattcaaaatacggACGAAGGCGGTAACGGGTTGTCATCTTTGATATCCATTATTTAAATCTAATGTGTCTGTTTTGTAATCTGCACCTTGATTGGCTAATGTCATGATGTTTGAGACAGACAGGACGTTAGTACAACTGAGCAGAATGCTATATAACCGTGTAGATAATGGTTCAATTGCTTATTCTTATGGTCCagagatatatatttatactactTAAACCCATCCAGTTGAAAACGAAAATTTGTATGTTGATTccaattttgaaagggtttgtgAAGGTCtacattttgtggcggaagaatacttaaatttacaagatctaaatttggacgattttacagtttttgttttatgcaACATATCGTCAATAATTATACCCCTTGGCGTTTATTTCAATTACGTAATTCATAGTACAAGTATAGTGGATACTGAGCTAATTCAAATGCTGTAAATTCATcgatttgtttgatgttttgTAAAAAGAACGCCAATATTAATTGACcaaaaattttggtttaaaaattCAGCATGTGGTCAATACAGTTTGATCCATAACCACCACTTTCTTAAGCCCTATCTTAAATTCAAAGCAAGACTTTCTGATTTGATAAAATATCGTGTAAGTTCTTTTGAACTTTAAAATTCCACAGGATGAATTTTTCCGTATATAGAGTAAAGGTACTTATTTCCAATTTACTAGCAttgagctttttttttttctaaattgttAGAAGGTATTAGTATGAGTGCGTATCTATTCTATGCAATGATTGATTAGTGTTGACATTGACAAATATTAATCGGATGGATGACAATCGGATAATAATTTGTAACCGGTTAGCCGTAAATCTTCCCGACCGAGTAACCGGTTAATTGTACGAGgtgtttatgtacatgtgtacgaTTTGTATAACATGACTTGTCTCATTAAGGGCTAAACTATATCTATGATCTTAACTTACATGGGCTCCATATGACATTGTGTaaaatgtagaattttttttggaGACGAACATAGTCGtcttatatatgtacatttcacaAAGACTGGTCTTGTAATGTACATTTCAGGTATTTACTACTTCAGAATATAGAAATgtagatattttgcaaaatgttaaaGTCGTAACTTATAACTTAATACAGAAACCTTGTTTGTCCTCACAAACTtcctcggaggaatacaagttcagtttacatttcagctggattggcgcaccctgacctactttaggggtaaaagtaggtcaaagttttcCTGATTTTTGTCGTTGGTAATATGAATACCGATATTACACTGAAATTTGTCACAACCCCCCACCCCTCTCTCTCTGAGAATACATTTACTAATCAGTTCACACTTCAACTGATTGGTGTACCATGGCTAACTTTAGGgcgaaaagtaggtcaaatggttttctggactttttctgcacccccccccctacctAATTGATTTACAAAACTCTGGAGCGAACATCTTTAAGCTTTCCTTTTTGAAATCACAAGAGAATGACGCAAAAAACGTCGTACACATTGTTAAAAACATTTCGTGACAAATTTCATATATCCTGCACTGGATATAAACTGGTTCCGTTGATCTCGCTTCTCTACgggcaaactccccgtcgaggcctcattacgtcacctacgaatatacctctcctatgtgacgcaccacaatatacagatttgtatattgtgagtccgcgattatcacgcagacaaattacactaaagaagtagttcgcagttaaaagtttgaagatattaatattaagagcattaatataaaagtatggattttattttaaacataaaatgatcaaaagatcattaaaaagtagggagactctgttcaaattattgtgtacagtaatgaacttgatgttcacgttcttgttttgaaagttgtttacgtttgacgttatgttttttcgtcattctacagtgacgtcaccgtatacgcggcctaagaaatcgctatcccataatgcctaagtggaagagtttggtttgtgagcaaacgaactctggtggaagtttgctcTACGGgtagcaccaatcagcggggaaccagtttacaCTGGATACAGGGGGAATCACTCGAATCATATTCGCTAGCCTAGGGTTTTCGATCCACTCTGCTCcctggaccgaaaacccttagCTAGCGAATAtgttccaaaatacatgtatataaaatattagGAGATTCTTGAGCTTTGTTATATGTCATAGCAATAGTACTGTATTTGCACTACATCTAGTCCTTTTAATTGTTCCTCAATCACaataatataaaaatttatgaattgattgattgtgtcttgTTTAACTCTCCCGAgaccaagaccgatgaagggcttaAAATTTAGGCTTTTACTCGGCGCtcacggccattgagcagttgGGGTTCTTTAGGTGCCATCCGTTGTTatggtcatctccgaggacccgtgacattcacacctgatgctgagcgtttggcgatggaactgtcactacctgttttaacgacttaggtctgtcgcggccgggattcaaaccccaaCCACCCAcatgctctaacctctaggccaacGTGGTGGTCTTTGTTACATGTCTTATGTATATGTCTCTTATAATCGTAAATGTTTTGCCTTTTGTGAGTCCCTAATTGGtcaatcaatcttataataAAAGCACAACTCAACAAACCAAGACGTAAACATTGAGCAAAATGAATAATTTGCATTAAAATGGAATAATTCCAATGTttgtttattacaattgttttgactggacaaaaataaagctgaccggtcaacaggtaatgtttactcctcattggcacctggtcccacctctgatTGTctctgtttgcccaactctctaatttgtattgcttaataGGAGtaattgaccactgttcgttatcttcacctttcataaaacaGATAGATAGGATACTAAGGGTTACTAATATGATGGGGTTATAACGGCATAAGAGGCACAGCGTGATGGCATACGAATGATCCCATGCACCCTTTGTTTAAAACCATCAATAATTACCGTATTCATCCTACTAAGCACCCTGGGACTTTTTTCAACTATCAAAAATTAAGAGCTCCAACAGTACAGTACGACTTACCTTAACCCTTTCCTTCATAATGACGCCTACCGTGATTTGCATGGAGACGCCTTTTCACATTCAATCActtatattataaaaaataatgaCTGTCAGCAAGATCTACAGTCAACgcacaattcaaaatatccTTTTCTTTATATATCTCAAGTTATCAAAAGTTCAagacattatttattttataattaccGATACGACAAATTTTCTTCATAatattcattgacaatatatttccAATGATATGTCTTTCTCATTTTTACATGCATTTGCTAATACGAAATGAAATTCGtatgtatttatgaaaaaaccggcattgaaataaaattgacttttttgtatctgttgatttttcacctCAATTCGTATTGGTAATACTGGTgttaaaaactgaaatatatactatagattaattttcaatttttggtgacagAGTTAAAGTTAACATCTAACTAAttcataaatgaataaattctttatatatatagaataatagTTCAATGAATAAAAATCGAGTGGATAATAGAATTGCAAAAGAAAGTCTAGAATTTAATATATTCAAAACGAAGTTCTAAATAACCGTCCACCTTTTCCAATTTTCTGAGCGCCCGGGGCACTCATTAGGATGAATATTATGGTAATAAATTTGTAGGACATCAATCTTTCAGCATCGACTGTAAAGTACGCCatcaaacagaaaaaaaaacccagcaacaGTGATACTAAAGCACACAATgtattaaaacatttctttttaagTATGAGgtaaaaattctatttttttctGGCGGATTTATCTTTTGTAAGCTACCCTGAGAATATCTGTAACATGTTTATAATACTATCAAGTTTTTACAATAATCGGTTTTCACATCTTTACATTTAAATAACAAATTCTTTCATAACTCAAGAACAACATTTTAATGTGCATTTAAAATTGCTACTGGAACAAATACCAAAAAGTATGATGTACACATATGCACTGTATCTGCATACCAAACCATTTCAAAGTGCCTCCAATATTATGATAATTCTGTGAAATTAATATGACTTAAGTGTATCAATCCAACAATGACCACTGAACAACAACTACAGGTCAATTATTTTACATCCCAATCTGATTAATCTAATTTCTATGGGCTATGGGGCACTTCAGAAAGAGGGGGTGATGAGAAGCTAAATTGCAATtatatgtacaggtatatatgtatataacagTATATCTGAAGAAAACTGAATTGTTCATAAATTCCTTGCACAAGCATCTCTAGACATTAAAAGAGGAATAGAAaagataatttttcattcacaCATTTCAGTCTGTACATTGCATCATCCTACAATGATATAATGAATGCTGATTGTAAAGCACTTAAGACTTCAAAATAAAACAGTCAAATATCTAAGCATCAGAAAAAGACATGGCTGTATTACATCGTAGATATTGGTTCAGGTTTTGTTGGTATACTACATTACGTATCTTAATCATTAGCCCACATAAGAAATGTTTTGACTTGTGGAGGTTTACAGATCAAAATgattgaaaaagaaatacaaaacaaatcacaATACAGTTTTTTACACCTGTCAATCACATTTATTAAAAGTTCCTTTACTGAGGTGGAGATAGGATAGGTAGTAAAGAATGTCACACTTTACAACAGTGCAAAATACAACATTCTACTGCCAGTAACCATGTCGTAGTATTCAAATAAGTTAGCAAAGATGACCTTTAGTTTTCTGAATGGAGCATCTTTGCGCATAACATCTTTATACACTAAG
It encodes:
- the LOC125665384 gene encoding uncharacterized protein LOC125665384; amino-acid sequence: MKLNNKTEREVNIGNNVVEEVSEFVYLGSKITADGDSTSDVESRIAKARAAFAGLRNIWKSTAISIKTKIRIFKSNIIGVLLYGAESWKVTKGIVHRLDVFQTKCLRRILKVFWPNTISNKDLYQRTSTSPISEMIKMRRWKWIGHVHRMGATSIPKIAMRWTPGGKRNRGRPKETWRRSVEKEMKEGGWTWGRIQNMAADRQRWRSSVKALCAS